The proteins below come from a single Ictalurus punctatus breed USDA103 chromosome 29, Coco_2.0, whole genome shotgun sequence genomic window:
- the LOC128629389 gene encoding uncharacterized protein LOC128629389 translates to MSISSAYPTPYIHSLTRPHFHPYPIPTAPSPSLSYPHCPISVPILPPLPHLRPCSITTAPSPSLSYPHCPISIPIPSPLPHLRPYPIPTAPSPSLSYPHCPISVPVPSPLPHLCPCPFPTAPSPSLFHPLCPISIPVPSPLPHLRPCSIPSAPSPSLSYPHCPISVPVPSPLPHLRPCSIPSAPSPSLSLPHCPISIPVPSPLPHLRPCSITTAPSPSLSYPHCPISIPIPSPLPHLHPYPIPTAPSPSLSYPHCPISVPILSPLPHLRPCSITTAPSLSLSLPHCPISVPILSPLPHLHPYTFPTAPSPSLSLPHCPISVPILSPLPHLHPCPLPTAPSLSLSLPHCPISVPILSPLPHLHTYPIPTVPSLSLSLPHCPISVPVPSPLPHLRPCSIPSAPSPSLSYPHCPISVPVPSPLPHLRPCSIPSAPSPSLSLPHCPISIPVPSPLPHLRPCSIATAPSPSLFHPHCPISISVPLPLPHLHPCPFPTAPSPSLYLPHCPISVPVPSPLPHLHPYTFPTYPHIPHIQQPYLHPYPIPQCPVIFPIPSPTGPILILNAIPERPILISTPCSRLLHHTYSPFFIPTPCSCGPPSFTTYPSNPIIILIPSPCVPSPSPSHPCSPIFISTPTPSTSHSPQAQSLFPPHH, encoded by the coding sequence ATGAGCATATCATCAGCATATCCAACTCCTTACATCCACTCACTTACAAGACCCCATTTCCATCCCTATCCTATCCCCACTGCCCCATCTCCGTCCCTATCCTATCCCCACTGCCCCATCTCCGTCCCTATCCTACCCCCACTGCCCCATCTCCGTCCCTGTTCCATCACCACTGCCCCATCTCCGTCCCTGTCCTATCCCCACTGCCCCATCTCCATCCCTATACCTTCCCCACTGCCCCATCTCCGTCCCTATCCTATCCCCACTGCCCCATCTCCGTCCCTATCCTATCCCCACTGCCCCATCTCTGTCCCTGTCCCTTCCCCACTGCCCCATCTCTGTCCCTGTCCCTTCCCCACTGCCCCATCTCCGTCCCTGTTCCATCCCCTCTGCCCCATCTCCATCCCTGTCCCTTCCCCACTGCCCCATCTCCGTCCCTGTTCCATCCCCTCTGCCCCATCTCCATCCCTATCCTATCCCCACTGCCCCATCTCCGTCCCTGTCCCTTCCCCACTGCCCCATCTCCGTCCCTGTTCCATCCCCTCTGCCCCATCTCCATCCCTGTCGCTTCCCCACTGCCCCATCTCCATCCCTGTCCCTTCCCCACTGCCCCATCTCCGTCCCTGTTCCATCACCACTGCCCCATCTCCGTCCCTGTCCTATCCCCACTGCCCCATCTCCATCCCTATACCTTCCCCTCTGCCCCATCTCCATCCCTATCCTATCCCCACTGCCCCATCTCCGTCCCTATCCTATCCCCACTGCCCCATCTCCGTCCCTATCCTATCCCCACTGCCCCATCTCCGTCCCTGTTCCATCACCACTGCCCCATCTCTGTCCCTGTCCCTTCCCCACTGCCCCATCTCCGTCCCTATCCTATCCCCACTGCCCCATCTCCATCCCTATACCTTCCCCACTGCCCCATCTCCGTCCCTGTCCCTTCCCCACTGCCCCATCTCCGTCCCTATCCTATCCCCACTGCCCCATCTCCATCCCTGTCCCTTACCCACTGCCCCATCTCTGTCCCTGTCCCTTCCCCACTGCCCCATCTCCGTCCCTATCCTATCCCCACTGCCCCATCTCCATACCTATCCTATCCCCACTGTCCCATCTCTGTCCCTGTCCCTTCCCCACTGCCCCATCTCTGTCCCTGTCCCTTCCCCACTGCCCCATCTCCGTCCCTGTTCCATCCCCTCTGCCCCATCTCCATCCCTATCCTATCCCCACTGCCCCATCTCCGTCCCTGTCCCTTCCCCACTGCCCCATCTCCGTCCCTGTTCCATCCCCTCTGCCCCATCTCCATCCCTGTCCCTTCCCCACTGCCCCATCTCCATCCCTGTCCCTTCCCCACTGCCCCATCTCCGTCCCTGTTCCATCGCCACTGCCCCATCTCCGTCCCTGTTCCATCCCCACTGCCCCATCTCCATCTCTGTTCCATTGCCACTGCCCCATCTCCATCCCTGTCCCTTCCCCACTGCCCCATCTCCATCCCTATACCTTCCCCACTGCCCCATCTCCGTCCCTGTTCCATCGCCACTGCCCCATCTCCATCCTTATACCTTCCCCACATATCCACATATCCCCCATATCCAGCAACCCTATCTTCATCCCTACCCCATTCCCCAGTGCCCCGTCATCTTTCCCATCCCATCCCCAACAGGCCCAATCCTAATTCTTAATGCCATCCCTGAAAGGCCCATATTGATCTCCACCCCATGCTCTCGTCTCCTTCACCATACCTACAGCCCCTTCTTCATTCCTACCCCATGCTCATGTGGCCCACCTTCATTCACAACATATCCCAGCAACCCCATCATCATTCTTATCCCATCCCCATGTGTCCCATCTCCTTCTCCATCCCATCCCTGCAGCCCCATCTTTATTTCTACCCCAACTCCTTCCACATCCCATTCTCCACAGGCCCAATCTTTATTCCCACCCCATCACTAA